Genomic DNA from Carettochelys insculpta isolate YL-2023 chromosome 15, ASM3395843v1, whole genome shotgun sequence:
ggatgGGAGGATGTTAAttatcctgtctgagataattgtGAGCATAAaaagaagggaagcggtccttgtaatatgtgaggtaattgatgtctgttCATACCTcgtgctaatgtgtcaaattttaatatgaactctaactcacaaattttttgctctaatctgtttttaaattcttcatGCTCTAGGGCAcgcattctcaggtctttaatggaatgggccactGAGTTGAAGAGTTCACTGACTAGCTtacgtgtattgagtttcttgctgtctgctctgtgtccatttattctttggcaaaggttttgcctaCGCTGTCCTACAtggtggcagggcattgttggcatgctTGTAATGAATGGAAAGGCGcatattgtttttatttaaataggaAGAAAGTATTTCTTTGTGGTCATCATTAGTACATTCTGATTAATCACAAAACCAGAGGAGAAGTAATTTTGAGTTTGAGAGAATAGTTGGAAAGACTGAAGAAATAGATTATTGTAGAAGAGAATGTGGAGTTTGACATGAAACTGTTGTCCATTTTCTGTTTTACAGGCTGAACTGTGATTACTATAAATATGTTTCCAATTAATATATTTCCCTGACACTGAACTACCTTTTGTAGGTGCTTGATTTAAAATCTCTGCTGAAATATTAGTACCTTCCAATATGCAACTGGAGGGGATGGCATCTGACACACTTAATAGTCACAGTTCCTATTTGTGCGGGTTGTTTACAAGTCCCAAAGATAACGTGTCAAGTCTTGGGACACCTAGagcaaaaataagattttttgtAATGGTATATTAGACATAAGTTCTGCTACCAAACCATAATGTTGGTTAACTTAACTTTGCATTCAATTCTGAGTCAGTTTTCACATATATGTGGACAGGTTCTTACATTCTGTTTGGAAACTAGATTAAAGTTCATTTTGTATAGTTTATTGCTGTTTTTCCTACCACAAGACTCAGAAGATTTGGAAACATTCAGATTTGAATTTACTAGTTGCTCACGAGTATTTCTTCCAAGTATTTTTTTTGCCAACAGTTAGAGTATATATACAAAGTATGTTATTTATAGTTATCTAAAACTAACCTGTAAatcaagaatttaaaaacaggtgAAAAATGGTAGCCTGTTAGCTGCCTAAATTGAGGTATCTACCTGTGTATCTGCTTCAGTACAGTCTGATTAGGGATAAGATTTTGGTTTAGCTTTAGTTGTGGGTACGTGAGTGCTATTTACCTAACAAGATCTGTGCTTGAAGTTATATTTTAGAGATGATTCCAGTGATTAGACTGTGATATTGTACAGGCATATTGTAAAGTGTTCTTTCATTGTTGGTTAAATTAAAGTTGAAATTATCAAGCTGTTGCATGAAATTTTGCATTTTCATGTTTAAAATGGTAATTTTCTGCTGTAGCTGTATGAGGTGGTGCCTTAACTGTAATTTCCTGATATTTACAGGTTTCATTTCTTCTAATGTCCCTCTTTCTTCATGAGGGAGATCTTAACTGAGAATTACCTGGCTTCCTAATGTTCTTATGAAGGCCTACCTCCAAGAATGTAGGAAGAGTAAAAGGCATTGCTTTGCAGCAGCCCTGTGTTGTCTCTCTGGCAGACCTGATCTCATGGACTAGGAACagcttgttttctcttttctgtccACTGCTTCCAAGAGTATTAGGCCCTTGTAAGTGGGGGAGATACCTTGAATGGACAAGGAAAAAGGTATATTCTGGAGGAGAACGGCTGAAATTTGTAGCTTCTTTCCTAAAGTCTTGTGGGAAGAGTAGAACATCAGAAAAGAAGAAGGCTCTGCTACCCTGGCCAGATCTTAGGGTGTTAGCTtgctacagcagtgtttcccaattttatttggccacggaacccttttaaaagaattttgtggaaccctaTTCCCAGACTGTATCCCCCTCGGCGCCCAAATTCATGCCCCATCTccaggcagccacatgcacccagcagTAGGCAGGCAGGTCTGAAGGTGGTCTGCTCTTGGGGGTGAGCCAGAAGGGTGTGGCTACTCAGGTAGTGAGGCAAGTGAGGGggtctctgcagctccctcccctgctgcagctgaaataatggaactaaattcagctggtttaatggctggatccctcctgctggtcattaaaccaattatgTTTAGTTCTACTGTTTGAAAATTTAGTTGAAATCTGTTGATCAGAACTAATCGAACTATATGCTAGGGTTCTGTTTCCTGAGGTTTTATAGACTACTATAGCAGAATCAAAGAATCTGATTAGTCTCTAAATTCCATAATTTAGTGCCATGGAAACCTTCCCTTCCAATGTCAAGTTGTCCGTTAAAGCTGAATTGAATTATATTGTTATAAAAATATAGcaagctttcattttttttcctcaaactTTTTGCTGgtgtttcatttattttgtgcacatttttaattggACATCTGTGAAGTATAAGATTGTTCCTGTAAATCAGACTAAAGTTTCATAGACTTTTTGGTAGGCGTCAAATTTCAGAAATAAGTCTCTTGTACCCTCCATAAACCTTAAACATTTAACATCAGAAGTCAAGAGTATCTGTTAtacacatgggccatgtctacacaagcaggttttcccagcaaaagtgggcttttgtcagaaaaacccgcGAAGCCTCTATGGGCAAAATGTGCTTTAtctacagtttgttgacaaaacccagcacatccaccggAAGTGTCAttcctctccccgttcaggtgtAACGCCTCTCTCAATGGTATTCTGTCGGCAAAACAGCCGCGTAGATGCTCTGAAGTCCTTTCTGTCgaaagacagggcttccggttcaccgggaagccctgtttgcaaagcttccagtcagccattctgttgagagaaggccaggcagtctgactgctctctgtcggcagagtggactgctcttccaatctgcttttaggtgtagatgcaatctgttgacaaaagttttgccgggaaatccttTCTGACActgatttttgtcaacagaagcttcgtGTGTAGGTGTGGCCATGCATAGGCTTTCACAGTTATTGGGGTGCGAGGTGAAAGAACATATCCTAATTACATAATATCTCCATAGACCAGAAAAGATCCTTTGTACTTTGTATAATACTCAGGGGTTTTTAAGAAGTCCCAATTGTGTATTTACTGACTGTATTAAAACATCTAGGGACCCTTTGTGGTTTATTGGGTAAATATAACCTCCCCTTTCATTTTCATAACTCAGTTTTACTTGAGGTTTCACTTAGTGTGATGGTGCTTAGTAAGTCTTCAttttaagtgaagtgtaactATCTAATAAAATGAGACCTTTTTAAATAAGGTACGGGTGCAAATGAAGCATACTTCTGTATGTTGAAATAATTTTTTGTGTAGGTAATTAGAGAGTATAATCTCATTGTATTGCAGTTGGTGTGAATGGTTTATTGAGTGGGGAGTAGTGCTCATGTGTTAAATCCAATTGTGGTATTCTACAGGTTAGCATTTCCTTTCTTAGGGTTGTCTGCTATCTTTGGTACATTGTATACAGATTGTTGAACATTCATTGCTTACCAGTGCTTCTGATGTATTGTTGAAGGAGAAAGTTATGGCCTCATTAGTCTATGGTTTCATAGGTGATTCCCTGCtcacttattttttaatttgagatGTCAAAGAATATGGTACCTGATAGCTGAATTGCTTGGTAGAGATGGTTACTTACTAGCACATTGAaacagagtttgttttttttatgggCTAGCTTAAAGAAAGAGAATAATAAAATAAGATATTTAAACTTTCAGAGATAACTAATACCACAGAAATCATTGCTATATTAATACTAAAATTAGTCGCAATATACTGAAATGTTGCCTAGACTTAAAAATATGGTGTTATTTCTCTAACAAAAGTCCAAACAAAAATTCTGCTTACCAGAGTAAAATTACATGCACAACATCTCTGCGGGAAGTTTGGGGACATGGGGTATAATTGCTCTCCATGCCCAATAGTTTATAGGAGCTTTCTACTTCCAAGTACAAGTATTGGCTCTTGGGTAGGTATtaccaggtttgttttttttttaaattctatgtTTTGGCTGGTTTTGTTTGTCTCGTACATTCTGTCATGTCTTGTGGCATTCTAGCGTTCCATTTCTCCAGATCTACAGTTACAGATAACTTCCTTTTTGCTTCAGAGTTTTGCCTGGATAACCATTAAAACATGCTATTAATGATCTTACAAATACATATTGAAGCAAACTGTGACTATTCAAGTATTGTGTTAGAGAATTTGAGTTAGAAGACCATGTgaagctggggaggaagggaagcaggggaAAAATTTACTTCATTTTGATTGTACCCAGGTCCAGCAGTGTACAAAAAATAAATGGTATTAATGATTTTCTGGTTCACTCAACGTATCGTTTCTCTACTATCAATTTCTATGATGTATCAAGTGTTTTATTAACAATATTAATGGAATACTCTTTCCATATCCACAGCTTTTCCATGGTTTGGAATGGACATTGGGGGTACACTGGTGAAACTTGCATATTTTGAACCTATTGATATCACTGCAGAAGAGGAACAGGAAGAAGTTGAAAGCTTGAAGAGCATCCGCAAATATTTGACTTCCAACATAGCCTATGGATCCACTGGTATTCGAGATGTCCACCTTGAACTGAAAGACTTGACACTCTTTGGCCGAAGGGGAAATTTGCACTTTATTCGATTCCCAACTCATGACTTGCCTACTTTTATCCAAATGGGAAGAAATAAAAACTTTTCAACACTACATACGGTGCTGTGTGCCACTGGTGGTGGTGCTTATAAGTTTGAAGAAGATTTTCGCACAGTAGGTAGCCTATCTTCCCTATTATTGTAGTCTTTGTGAGGAAAGAAACATTGGTCACAGCTGTTCAGTCAGTAGGAGtttgtccacaaaaacaatgccCATCATTTTATGCCTGGGAGATGCAAAGGCTAAGTAACTACTCACTTGTTAAATGCAGTAACCTCAGAAATATTCTTTCTGGTTTGTTCTATTGGTATTAATAATCagattatattatttttaaaaagagaaaatgaaacattGTTAATATGGATCTACTTGAAAACTCATTTGTTTTCATTAGTTAAATAAGTTGAGACATCGGGTTACTGCGTGTGATaccttttttaatataaaatgtcCTTTAgtttctagagcagtgtttctgtaTTAGGATCTGAGATTAAACAtctgggctatggctacactagtgaagtttttttttttgacaaaactcaccacacacccacacataaaatgcattctgtcaacaaaactcagcacttctgccaaaacattctgcctctcccagatgaggaagagtaccttttGTTGATGGATGGTATTGGCAATAAAGCGGTGTGGGTGCAGGCGGTGGGGGggcttctgttgatagagagggcttccaggacactgtctgctgtgcttctggttggctattttgttgagagagcagctgggcagtctggctactcttgtcaaaagagtggactgctctttcgatctggtttagtgtatggctgcactctgttgacagacgtttagTTGGAATAATCTCTTTTGACAAACTTCCGtcagcagatgcttctagtgtagccataggccTGGTGTATGGCTCACTTTGAACCTTCTGTCCAGTGCAGCTGTTTGACCATTGGCACATGAGATGGTTCTTTCCGTCCGCTCTTTCCTAAAGTGGTGCTACAATGTTTAGACTATGTCAGTTCAGAGACTAACTCATATGGTGGCATTGATCCAATGAACAGCAATTTTTCCAGAACAAAAGACTTAAAGCAAAGCAGAACTGTGACTCCTTTACTGACAAAAGTAGCTCAGTTTCTAGTTTAGATATTTCTGTTTCAAGCTTCTTTCGAGATAGGCTTGTAAAGTAGTACCTGGTATGCAGATTTTCTTATTACATTACAAATGTTGTGTTAAAAGGTCTCCAGACCTCTCTTGTAACATTTCAAAACCAGGAGTgcataaaatgtatattttattctCTCTAGTTAATTATCAAACGTGTTTGTGTATAATTAACGTCCTCTATCTTTAGTAGTGCATTACTGGGCTTCCTAAATCTCCAGCATATTTAGATCATGAACTGttaattttttcctttcctttttcacaGATTGGAAATCTCCAGCTGCACAAACTGGATGAGCTTGACTGCCTTGTCAAAGGCCTGTTGTATATAGATTCTGTCAGTTTCAATGGCCAGGCAGAGTGTTATTACTTTGAAAATGCCTCAGAACCTGAAAGATGCCTAAAGATGCCTTTTAACCTGGATGACCCTTACCCATTACTGGTTGTAAACATTGGTTCAGGAGTTAGTATTTTAGCTGTCCATTCCAAAGACAGCTATAAGAGAGTGACTGGAACAAGGTACTGATTTGAAATCTAAGTTATGATTCTTTGTCACAATAATGACACTAAATATTTTCTTAAGCTTTCAagtaaattttgtgtgtgtgttttccataTAATAAACTGATTTTTCTGTCCTGTTAGCTTACAATTAACGCTGTTGGTAATGTAATTTTCATGACTGTTATGAGGTTTTgttagtggtttttttttgctgtggGGTCTCCAAAAGGAAACTAATGACTGTAGTGTGTGGTTTTAGATTTGTCAACTTACATTTTTTGGTTATGTAGATTATTTCTAGTGAACCCATATTTCTTCTGCTCTATGGGAGAACAATAAGAAAGCATTCACTAACGTGATACAGGAAGAGGAACAAGAGCCTGAAGCTAGTCATCTGATATGGGTGCTTCCAGCAATCCACATCTGAGTTTCTGTACTGTCCAACTGGGTCTTTGATCCTCATACCTAATTTAGTTGCCTATTGCAAATATGAATTTTAGTAAGTTAGGAGTGCTAGAAGGTGCCACAAAATAATTCTCTGGAAACATAATAAAGTTAATATCACAGCTCAGATTTTTATATTTGTGCACAGTTAGGTTGATATCTGTGTAAGGATTGTTTAGAACTGACAGCTCTGCTAAGTAATGCGAACCTTTGAGCAAGAATGCCAGGAAGACAGTATTTTAATTGAAGGAATGCATTTCTAGGTTATTTAGTTGCACTATGAGAGTGCTGCTCAAAGTCACTTTTCTTTCATTAGTTTAGGAGGAGGAACATTTCTGGGTTTATGCAGTTTGTTGACTGGCTGTGAAAGTTTTGAAGAAGCTCTTGAAATGGCATCCAAAGGGGACAGTACACATGCTGACAAGCTTGTCCGGGATATTTATGGAGGGGACTATGAACGTTTTGGCTTGCCAGGATGGGCAGTAGCCTCTAGGTAAGTAAGAGCCTCGCTTATTAAATGTAATTAACTCTTAATGATTTGAgtgactagggctatgtctacactagcccaaaactttgaaatggccatgcaaatggccatttcgaagtttactaataaagcgctgaaatacatattcagcgctttattagcacgtgggcggccgcagcacttcgaaattgacgcggctcgtcctgacggggctccttttcgaaaggaccccggccacttcgaagtccccttattcctatgagcagatgggaataaggggacttcaaagtaggcagggtcctttcgaaaatgagcccatctggacgagccgcgcagcggcgagctgcgtcaatttcgaagtgctgcagccacccacaagctaatgaagcgctgaatatgtatttcagcgcttcattagtaaacttcgaaatggccatttgcatggccattttgaagttttgggctagtgtagacacagcttaggtatCTAATTTTTAAATGGTCAGCCCTATATTTAAGCCAgggtccatttaaaaaaaaaaaaaaaagtaggggtgcaattgttccatattttctcttctccccccccccgccccaatcccaTCAGTACTGGTGGTTCTTGTTGCTGGCTGGATCCTTGcttgccagctgcccgcccacaaGCAGTGAAATAGGGGGTCCAGTGGCTGCTgatgtggaggtggggggaggaggaagcgtTGGAGTGCCTGGGTAGTGATTAGGCAAAGCTTCAACATGTGGGGCTCATCATTGCCTCACTGGTACATGAGTTCAGTCCCTCCTGTGTGCTGGCTCTTGACCAGCAGGCTCTTGCCTCACCTACCCCTGTTTCCTGCCAGCACTGGCTGTTTGTTATGGTGACTTAGGGTGGACTGGCCATGGCTGGTTACATGTCACCTCTTctgcccacccatcagccc
This window encodes:
- the PANK3 gene encoding pantothenate kinase 3 isoform X1, encoding MKIKDAKKPSFPWFGMDIGGTLVKLAYFEPIDITAEEEQEEVESLKSIRKYLTSNIAYGSTGIRDVHLELKDLTLFGRRGNLHFIRFPTHDLPTFIQMGRNKNFSTLHTVLCATGGGAYKFEEDFRTIGNLQLHKLDELDCLVKGLLYIDSVSFNGQAECYYFENASEPERCLKMPFNLDDPYPLLVVNIGSGVSILAVHSKDSYKRVTGTSLGGGTFLGLCSLLTGCESFEEALEMASKGDSTHADKLVRDIYGGDYERFGLPGWAVASSFGNMIYKEKRETVSKEDLARATLVTITNNIGSIARMCAVNEKINRVVFVGNFLRVNTLSMKLLAYALDYWSKGQLKALFLEHEGYFGAVGALLGLPNFS